A window of the Limanda limanda chromosome 8, fLimLim1.1, whole genome shotgun sequence genome harbors these coding sequences:
- the LOC133008729 gene encoding guanine nucleotide-binding protein G(i) subunit alpha-1: MGCTLSTDDKVAQERSKMIDRNLRDDGEKAAREVKLLLLGAGESGKSTIVKQMKIIHEAGYSEEECKQYKAVVYSNTIQSIIAIIRAMGRLKIDFSDSARADDARQLFVLAGSAEEGFMTGELAGVIQRLWKDGGVQACFGRSREYQLNDSAAYYLNDLDRISHGSYVPTQQDVLRTRVKTTGIVETHFTFKDLHFKMFDVGGQRSERKKWIHCFEGVTAIIFCVALSDYDLVLAEDEEMNRMHESMKLFDSICNNKWFTDTSIILFLNKKDLFEDKIKKSSLTICYPEYAGSNTYEEAAAYIQCQFEDLNKRKDTKEIYTHFTCATDTKNVQFVFDAVTDVIIKNNLKDCGLF, encoded by the exons ATGGGATGTACGCTGAGCACGGACGACAAGGTGGCGCAGGAGAGGAGCAAGATGATCGACAGGAACCTGCGGGACGACGGAGAGAAGGCGGCTCGggaggtgaagctgctgctgctcg GAGCTGGAGAGTCTGGGAAAAGCACAATTGTTAAACAGATGAA GATTATCCACGAAGCAGGTTACTCTGAGGAGGAGTGTAAGCAGTACAAGGCTGTGGTCTACAGCAACACCATTCAGTCCATTATCGCCATCATCAGAGCTATGGGACGCCTCAAGATCGACTTCTCTGACTCCGCTAGAGCG GATGATGCACGGCAGCTGTTCGTCCTGGCAGGTTCAGCAGAAGAGGGCTTCATGACAGGCGAGCTGGCTGGGGTCATCCAGCGGCTGTGGAAGGACGGAGGAGTTCAGGCCTGTTTCGGCCGCTCCCGAGAGTACCAGCTCAACGACTCTGCAGCATA cTACCTAAATGACCTGGACAGGATATCCCACGGTTCTTATGTACCCACCCAACAGGATGTGTTGCGGACCAGAGTCAAAACTACTGGTATTGTAGAAACACACTTCACTTTCAAGGACCTGCACTTCAA aatgtTTGATGTAGGCGGTCAGAGAtcagagaggaagaagtggaTCCATTGTTTCGAGGGAGTCACCGCCATCATCTTCTGTGTGGCCCTGAGTGACTATGACCTGGTGCTGGCCGAGGACGAGGAGATG AACCGAATGCACGAAAGCATGAAGCTGTTCGACTCCATCTGCAACAACAAGTGGTTCACAGACAcctccatcatcctcttcctcaacaAGAAAGATCTGTTTGAGGACAAGATCAAAAAGAGCTCTCTCACAATCTGCTACCCAGAATATGCAG GATCCAACACATACGAGGAGGCAGCAGCTTACATCCAGTGCCAGTTCGAGGACCTGAACAAGAGGAAGGACACAAAGGAGATCTACACTCACTTCACCTGCGCCACAGACACCAAGAAcgtgcagtttgtgtttgatgcCGTCACTGACGTCATCATCAAGAACAACCTGAAGGACTGTGGCCTTTTCTAA
- the LOC133009505 gene encoding muscarinic acetylcholine receptor M2-like codes for METVNSSHVTNISSVDNSSLFSGSPYTTVEIVLIVLVAGFLSLITVIGNILVMLSIKVNRNLQTVNNYFLFSLACADLIIGVCSMNFYTVYIVIGYWPLGAVVCDLWLAVDYVVSNASVMNLLIISFDRYFCVTKPLSYPARRSTKMAGLMIAAAWVLSFILWAPAILFWQFIVGGRTVLPGECYIQFFSNPAVTFGTAIAAFYLPVAIMIYLYWRISKASRSRVRRDSRKTSGTSLGEGHSHSPVDTCETQSNCVETREPQEESGGGKAKEMLQQQNGGGPCKKERSDQTDSEGVQASTSKDTTAVPVSAQTGSSGGKKTNQTPSPQSSGVDRQSLVTRTLVKVTKQNAVAKWKRKGISTREKKVTRTIMAILVAFVVTWTPYNVMVLINTFCSVCIPNSLWTIGYWLCYINSTINPCCYALCNATFKNTFKHLLLCRYKKIRTAR; via the exons atgGAGACCGTGAATTCATCCCACGTCACCAACATCAGCAGCGTGGATAACAGCAGCCTCTTCTCCGGGAGTCCGTACACGACGGTGGAGATAGTGCTCATCGTCCTGGTGGCTGGATTTCTGAGTCTGATCACCGTCATTGGAAACATCCTGGTCATGCTCTCCATAAAG GTAAACAGGAACCTGCAGACCGTCAACAACTACTTCCTGTTCAGCCTGGCCTGTGCAGACCTCATTATCGGTGTCTGCTCCATGAACTTCTACACCGTCTACATTGTGATTGGCTACTGGCCTTTAGGAGCTGTGGTCTGCGACCTTTGGCTGGCTGTTGATTACGTCGTCAGCAACGCCTCGGTCATGAACCTGCTCATCATTAGCTTTGACCGTTACTTCTGTGTCACCAAGCCGCTCAGCTACCCAGCACGCCGCAGCACCAAGATGGCCGGCCTGATGATCGCCGCTGCCTGGGTGCTGTCCTTCATCCTGTGGGCTCCGGCCATCTTGTTCTGGCAGTTCATCGTGGGTGGGAGAACCGTGCTGCCAGGTGAGTGCTACATCCAGTTCTTCTCCAACCCGGCAGTTACATTCGGGACGGCCATAGCAGCCTTTTACCTGCCAGTGGCCATCATGATCTACCTCTACTGGCGCATCTCCAAGGCCAGCCGCAGCCGCGTGAGGAGGGACAGCAGGAAGACCTCGGGGACCAGTTTGGGGGAAGGCCACTCTCACAGCCCGGTGGACACATGTGAGACCCAGAGCAACTGTGTCGAGACAAGGGAGCCtcaggaggagtctggaggaggGAAGGCGAAGGAaatgttgcagcagcagaacgGAGGTGGTCCCTGCAAGAAAGAGAGGAGTGACCAGACGGACTCTGAAGGCGTCCAAGCTTCTACATCTAAAGATACGACCGCTGTACCTGTATCAGCACAGACAGGATCAAGCGGAgggaaaaagacaaatcaaactCCATCCCCACAGAGCTCAGGGGTGGACAGGCAAAGTCTGGTCACAAGGACACTGGTCAAG GTAACAAAGCAGAATGCTGTGGCAAAGTGGAAGAGGAAGGGCATTTCAACCAGGGAGAAAAAGGTGACGCGCACCATCATGGCCATCCTGGTGGCTTTTGTTGTCACGTGGACACCGTACAACGTGATGGTCCTGATCAACACCTTCTGCTCCGTCTGCATCCCAAACTCACTGTGGACCATTGGCTACTGGCTCTGCTACATCAACAGCACCATCAACCCATGCTGCTACGCCCTCTGCAATGCCACCttcaaaaatacattcaagCACCTGCTTCTGTGCCGGTACAAGAAAATACGCACAGCACGATGA